Proteins from a single region of Flaviflexus salsibiostraticola:
- a CDS encoding cell division protein CrgA gives MPESRHRKAAVEKKRAQREVEIEKGREPTSSPRWWAPLMVGLMVLGLIIVVTAYVTSGNWPIPFDNGNYNLFVGFGVMLVGFLMTLGWK, from the coding sequence ATGCCCGAGTCGAGGCACCGCAAGGCCGCAGTCGAGAAGAAGCGCGCCCAGAGAGAGGTCGAGATCGAAAAGGGCCGTGAGCCGACATCCTCACCGAGATGGTGGGCCCCCCTGATGGTGGGTCTCATGGTGCTCGGACTCATCATCGTCGTGACCGCGTACGTGACCAGCGGCAATTGGCCGATCCCGTTCGACAATGGCAACTACAACCTGTTCGTCGGCTTCGGCGTCATGCTTGTCGGTTTCCTCATGACACTCGGATGGAAGTGA
- a CDS encoding class E sortase, giving the protein MRHSAPARPSALSRVLGVVGEVLLTAGIIVFLFLVWQLWWTDVIASREQSRLVESFYDENNGMGSDGDAAERVPAPEYRTDPPSAAGTGAIRDSVDTNELWAVLHVPAFGDDYQVGIAEGIDLKSVLDRGSLGHYPETQLPGEVGNFAVAGHRQSYGAPLWNQPNLAIGAPLIVETSDTYYVYRVTEHDIVAPSAIEVLAPVPMQPGAPPNGHFMTLTTCHPPFVSNERWITFAELDYWAPRSEGTPKEML; this is encoded by the coding sequence ATGCGGCACAGCGCCCCTGCCAGGCCATCTGCCCTTTCGCGCGTGCTCGGCGTGGTCGGCGAAGTCCTTCTCACCGCCGGAATCATCGTCTTTCTCTTCCTTGTGTGGCAGCTCTGGTGGACCGATGTCATCGCCAGCCGCGAGCAGTCCCGGCTCGTCGAGAGCTTCTACGACGAGAACAATGGCATGGGTTCGGACGGTGATGCGGCGGAGAGGGTCCCCGCCCCCGAGTACCGGACGGACCCGCCGTCCGCCGCGGGCACCGGCGCCATTCGCGACAGCGTCGACACGAACGAGCTGTGGGCGGTGCTCCACGTTCCGGCCTTCGGCGACGACTACCAGGTCGGGATCGCCGAGGGCATCGACCTCAAGTCCGTGCTCGACCGGGGGAGCCTCGGCCACTATCCGGAGACCCAGCTCCCCGGGGAGGTCGGCAACTTCGCCGTCGCCGGGCACCGGCAGTCCTATGGCGCGCCCCTGTGGAACCAGCCGAACCTCGCAATCGGCGCCCCCCTCATTGTCGAAACCTCCGATACCTACTACGTCTACCGGGTGACCGAACACGACATCGTTGCCCCCAGCGCCATCGAGGTGCTCGCGCCCGTCCCCATGCAGCCCGGCGCACCCCCGAACGGCCACTTCATGACGCTGACAACCTGTCATCCACCGTTCGTCTCGAATGAGCGCTGGATCACGTTCGCCGAGCTCGACTACTGGGCGCCCCGCTCCGAGGGCACCCCGAAGGAGATGCTGTAG
- a CDS encoding YccF domain-containing protein, translated as MNFLLNVIWLVFGGFILFLEYIVAGVLAVIFIITIPVGVACFRIAAYVLWPFGKVVVAKPGAGAGSTIMNVLWFLLPGWVLALSHLVTAFFQAITIIGIPLAIANLKMIPITCFPFGKDVMSEDEARRRREHVLLVGPRA; from the coding sequence ATGAACTTCCTGTTGAACGTCATCTGGCTCGTCTTCGGCGGCTTCATCCTCTTCCTCGAATACATCGTCGCCGGGGTGCTCGCCGTCATCTTCATCATCACGATTCCCGTCGGCGTCGCCTGCTTCAGGATCGCCGCCTACGTCCTGTGGCCGTTCGGGAAGGTCGTCGTCGCCAAGCCGGGCGCGGGCGCCGGCAGCACGATCATGAACGTCCTGTGGTTCCTTCTGCCGGGCTGGGTGCTCGCGCTCAGCCACTTGGTCACCGCCTTCTTCCAGGCGATCACCATCATCGGGATCCCGCTGGCCATCGCCAACCTCAAGATGATCCCGATCACGTGCTTCCCGTTCGGGAAGGACGTCATGTCCGAGGACGAGGCCAGACGCCGACGAGAGCACGTGCTGCTCGTCGGCCCCCGCGCCTAG
- a CDS encoding cadmium-containing carbonic anhydrase: MEQFAKLARGSIAPDPDHPALGPLALADADGSLYTATDELLPGRCIDGRRPTTPYQTIAPCAPGASLSLLIGLAATRGIADPMWGAGELAARLTEAGMEPHIHTGPDDHSSGCGALDWAPDIIALANETEPLVRECAEALDMRVPTTYPLASLTGEALDSAGIYRIFHEDPGSRVTPLRGVHSEIAIVVNHEKGTTIDQNTLDRLGGVDVFDVDVWSLEVAADWLADQFGVDRERALSAMNAFTIATLAFLAEPTMTVLHHN; this comes from the coding sequence ATGGAGCAGTTTGCGAAGCTGGCACGCGGGTCGATAGCACCTGATCCCGATCACCCGGCACTCGGCCCGCTCGCGCTGGCCGACGCCGACGGGTCGCTCTACACGGCGACCGACGAACTCCTCCCCGGGCGCTGCATCGACGGCCGGCGTCCGACAACCCCGTATCAGACCATCGCTCCGTGCGCGCCCGGCGCGAGCCTCAGCCTCCTCATCGGGCTTGCGGCGACCCGCGGCATCGCCGACCCCATGTGGGGTGCCGGCGAGCTCGCGGCGCGGCTGACCGAGGCGGGGATGGAGCCGCATATCCACACCGGCCCCGATGATCATTCGAGCGGGTGCGGCGCCCTCGACTGGGCTCCCGACATCATCGCCCTCGCCAACGAGACCGAACCACTCGTGCGCGAATGCGCCGAGGCGCTCGACATGCGGGTGCCCACGACCTACCCACTCGCCTCCCTGACGGGGGAGGCTCTCGACTCGGCCGGCATCTATCGCATCTTCCACGAGGACCCGGGCTCGCGCGTCACACCGCTCCGCGGGGTCCACTCGGAGATCGCGATCGTCGTCAACCACGAGAAGGGCACGACGATCGACCAGAACACACTCGATCGCCTCGGCGGGGTCGACGTGTTCGACGTCGACGTCTGGTCACTCGAGGTCGCGGCCGATTGGCTGGCAGATCAGTTCGGCGTCGATCGTGAGCGTGCGCTGTCGGCGATGAACGCCTTCACGATCGCGACGCTCGCGTTCCTCGCGGAACCGACGATGACCGTCCTCCATCACAACTAG
- a CDS encoding gluconokinase — MVRHIVCMGVSATGKTTIGRLLAQRFGDIEFLEGDDLHSQENRDRMARGVALTDEDRAPWLARIREWMNDRGRSGRSTVVACSALKRGYRDVLREAEGDVVFVHISPPEDLLRARMRERTGHYMGPEQLDDQLATLEPLGSDEAGFTVDNRQGPEMVADEIATRLTAL, encoded by the coding sequence ATGGTCCGCCACATCGTCTGCATGGGAGTATCGGCCACCGGCAAGACAACAATCGGCAGGCTCCTCGCGCAACGCTTCGGAGACATCGAGTTCCTCGAGGGCGATGACCTCCACAGCCAGGAGAACAGGGACCGCATGGCCCGGGGCGTCGCTCTCACCGATGAGGATCGTGCCCCCTGGCTCGCGAGGATCAGGGAGTGGATGAACGACCGGGGTCGGTCCGGGCGGTCCACCGTCGTCGCCTGTTCGGCGCTCAAAAGAGGCTATCGGGACGTGCTGCGGGAGGCGGAGGGCGACGTCGTCTTCGTCCATATCAGCCCGCCCGAGGATCTCCTGCGGGCGAGGATGAGGGAGCGGACCGGGCACTATATGGGGCCCGAGCAGCTCGACGATCAGCTGGCGACACTCGAGCCGCTCGGCAGCGACGAGGCGGGCTTCACCGTCGACAACCGGCAGGGGCCCGAGATGGTCGCCGACGAGATCGCCACCCGCCTCACTGCCCTGTGA
- a CDS encoding FtsW/RodA/SpoVE family cell cycle protein — protein sequence MAAVQQAARPGRLPELALTIVSVMIGLGAYALVHLGANGAMPENMASAAVIFAGAALGAHLLIRWAAPYADPVLFPAALALNGIGLGMIERIDIALGSTQGSSQAIFTLIGIALAVLTVMTIRDHRILRRYTYTSLVVGSVFLILPLIPGLGREIYGARIWIDVAGFSFQPAEAAKIFFAIFFAGYLVVNRDNLALAGPKVLGLRLPQLRHFAPLLLAWLVCIAVLIFQKDLGTSLLFFGLFVSMLYVATDRLSWIIIGGLLALGGGFVVFQLFPHVTARFNVWLNAMEPQVYDAPFGSYQVVQGNFGMASGGLFGTGLGQGYPSIVPQANSDFIIASIGEELGMAGVFAILALYLVLVIRGLRSAAYVRDGFGKLLAAGLSFMIALQVFVVVGGVTRLIPLTGLTLPLVALGGSSLVLNWIVIGLLLRISNAARRPNIPSADPIPSAWDDDGVAENPEAASEPTEADRADTEAMRMP from the coding sequence ATGGCAGCTGTTCAGCAGGCGGCCCGCCCGGGGAGGCTCCCCGAGCTGGCCCTCACGATCGTCTCTGTCATGATCGGACTCGGCGCCTACGCGCTCGTCCACCTGGGCGCGAATGGGGCAATGCCGGAGAACATGGCCTCCGCGGCGGTCATCTTCGCCGGCGCCGCCCTGGGCGCCCACCTCCTCATCCGCTGGGCCGCGCCCTATGCGGATCCCGTTCTCTTCCCCGCCGCGTTGGCGCTCAACGGAATCGGGCTCGGGATGATCGAGCGGATCGACATCGCCCTTGGATCCACGCAGGGATCCTCCCAGGCCATCTTCACCCTCATCGGGATCGCCCTCGCCGTCCTCACGGTCATGACGATCCGCGACCACCGAATCCTCCGCCGCTACACGTATACGTCTCTCGTTGTCGGATCGGTCTTCCTTATCCTCCCCCTCATTCCCGGGCTCGGGCGCGAGATCTATGGGGCGCGGATCTGGATCGACGTCGCCGGGTTCTCCTTCCAGCCCGCTGAGGCGGCGAAGATCTTCTTCGCGATCTTCTTCGCCGGCTACCTCGTCGTCAACCGAGACAACCTCGCCCTGGCGGGACCGAAGGTGCTGGGGCTGCGACTGCCGCAGCTGCGGCACTTCGCGCCGCTCCTCCTCGCCTGGCTCGTCTGCATCGCCGTCCTCATCTTCCAGAAGGACCTCGGCACGTCCCTCCTCTTCTTCGGACTGTTCGTCTCCATGCTCTACGTCGCCACCGACCGGCTGTCCTGGATCATCATCGGGGGTCTGCTCGCACTCGGCGGCGGGTTCGTCGTGTTCCAACTGTTCCCGCATGTGACAGCGCGGTTCAACGTGTGGCTGAACGCGATGGAGCCGCAGGTCTACGACGCGCCGTTCGGCTCCTACCAGGTCGTTCAGGGCAACTTCGGGATGGCATCGGGCGGTCTCTTCGGCACGGGTCTCGGCCAGGGTTACCCGAGCATCGTGCCGCAGGCGAATTCGGACTTCATCATCGCCAGCATCGGCGAGGAGCTCGGCATGGCCGGGGTGTTCGCGATCCTCGCCCTCTACCTCGTCCTCGTCATCCGCGGCCTGCGCAGCGCCGCCTACGTCCGGGACGGCTTCGGCAAGCTGCTCGCCGCCGGGCTGTCCTTCATGATCGCGCTCCAGGTCTTCGTCGTCGTCGGCGGCGTCACCCGCCTCATCCCCCTAACGGGGCTCACGCTTCCCCTCGTCGCCCTCGGCGGCTCCTCCCTCGTCCTCAACTGGATCGTCATCGGCCTGCTGCTGCGGATCTCGAATGCCGCCCGCCGGCCGAACATCCCCTCCGCAGATCCGATCCCCTCCGCCTGGGACGATGACGGCGTGGCTGAGAACCCCGAGGCCGCATCGGAACCGACCGAGGCCGATCGCGCCGACACCGAGGCGATGAGGATGCCATGA
- the pknB gene encoding Stk1 family PASTA domain-containing Ser/Thr kinase: MVDQLPRMLADRYEVGRLIGRGGMAQVYIAYDTRLSRTVAIKILRSDMAADETFLARFRREAQSSAALNHPSIVAVYDTGEEEIDTRHGLVTLPFIVMEYVNGQTVRDLLADGDPIPIDEAAHVAAGVLSALEYSHREGIIHRDIKPGNIMLTPDGSVKVMDFGIARAMADAHSSVTQTNTVVGTAQYLSPEQARGEVVDTRSDLYSAGCLLYEMLTGKPPFTGDTAISVAYQHVSEAPVPPSSVTADIPDTIDRVVLKALAKDREDRYQTAAAFRRDLLSAVRGQQVTAPATSAYAVPAAAATALMGTAAIPAAADGAPATGSYPPYQTGQLPAQREKRSNSWLWAIIVLLLAILGFIAFQVFAGNDSPEEPTPTVELVEVPNLAGMDQQEARAALSDLGLEMTIGEPVETDGVESGLFVSANPPVGTSVETGSTVEVVFSAGVGETTVPDVTGLSVDAARRAIEAEGLTWGSTTTVDNRPEFSEGEIVSTDPAPNEQVARGTVVNAEVSSGRVTVPNLLGMNVEIATAELDARGLSYRIESSPTDEADPDTVIGQDFREGSIVDQGQRITITVAVAPPTPSPTPEPTTEEPSPDPTTDPTDEESNPRATTTGPPETNPGRGN, encoded by the coding sequence ATGGTGGATCAACTCCCCCGGATGTTGGCTGACCGCTATGAGGTCGGCCGGCTGATCGGGCGCGGCGGCATGGCGCAGGTGTACATCGCCTACGACACGCGGCTCTCCCGCACCGTCGCAATCAAGATCCTGCGATCGGACATGGCGGCGGACGAGACTTTCCTCGCCCGATTCCGGAGAGAGGCCCAATCCTCCGCGGCTCTCAACCATCCATCGATCGTCGCCGTCTACGACACCGGCGAGGAGGAGATCGACACCCGCCACGGGCTGGTCACTCTCCCCTTCATCGTCATGGAGTACGTCAACGGGCAGACCGTCCGCGACCTTCTCGCGGACGGGGACCCGATTCCGATCGACGAGGCCGCGCACGTGGCCGCGGGCGTTCTCTCGGCCCTCGAGTACTCGCACCGTGAGGGCATCATCCACCGGGACATCAAGCCGGGCAACATCATGCTGACCCCCGACGGGTCCGTCAAGGTGATGGACTTCGGGATCGCCCGCGCCATGGCGGACGCCCACTCGTCCGTCACACAGACGAATACGGTCGTCGGCACGGCCCAGTACCTGTCCCCCGAGCAGGCCCGCGGCGAGGTTGTCGACACGCGCTCCGACCTCTACTCCGCCGGGTGCCTGCTGTACGAGATGCTGACCGGCAAGCCCCCCTTCACCGGGGACACGGCGATCTCCGTCGCCTACCAGCACGTCTCAGAGGCACCGGTCCCACCCTCGTCGGTGACGGCCGACATCCCCGACACCATCGACCGCGTCGTCCTCAAGGCCCTCGCCAAGGACCGCGAGGACCGGTACCAGACCGCCGCGGCCTTCCGCCGTGATCTTCTCTCGGCCGTGCGCGGCCAGCAGGTCACCGCACCGGCGACAAGCGCGTACGCGGTCCCCGCAGCGGCCGCGACGGCCCTCATGGGGACCGCCGCGATTCCGGCGGCGGCCGATGGCGCTCCCGCCACGGGAAGCTACCCTCCGTACCAGACGGGCCAACTCCCCGCCCAGAGGGAGAAGAGGAGCAACAGCTGGCTTTGGGCGATCATCGTCCTCCTCCTCGCCATTCTCGGTTTCATCGCGTTCCAGGTCTTCGCCGGCAATGACTCCCCCGAGGAGCCGACACCGACCGTCGAGCTCGTCGAGGTCCCGAACCTCGCGGGGATGGACCAACAGGAGGCGCGTGCCGCGCTCAGCGACCTCGGACTGGAGATGACGATCGGGGAGCCCGTCGAGACCGACGGGGTCGAGAGCGGTCTGTTCGTCTCGGCCAATCCGCCGGTCGGAACGTCGGTCGAGACCGGGTCGACCGTCGAGGTCGTGTTCTCCGCCGGTGTCGGCGAGACGACCGTCCCCGACGTGACTGGCCTCAGCGTCGATGCCGCCCGCCGGGCGATCGAGGCCGAGGGATTGACGTGGGGATCGACGACGACGGTCGACAACAGGCCGGAGTTCAGCGAGGGCGAGATCGTGTCAACCGACCCAGCCCCGAACGAGCAGGTCGCCCGAGGAACGGTCGTCAATGCTGAAGTCTCGTCGGGTCGCGTGACGGTGCCAAACCTTCTCGGCATGAATGTCGAGATCGCCACCGCCGAACTGGATGCTCGCGGGCTCAGCTACCGGATCGAATCATCCCCGACCGACGAGGCGGACCCCGATACCGTCATCGGCCAGGACTTCCGCGAGGGATCAATCGTCGACCAGGGCCAGCGCATCACCATCACGGTCGCCGTCGCACCGCCGACCCCGTCGCCCACTCCCGAGCCGACAACCGAGGAGCCCTCACCGGATCCGACGACGGACCCGACCGATGAGGAGAGCAACCCGCGGGCGACGACAACAGGGCCGCCGGAGACGAATCCCGGCCGCGGGAACTAG
- a CDS encoding adenylate cyclase, whose protein sequence is MDIDPIEQIFEFERKFFVSALPDIVEHASHTLIIQGYVFAEDGYAIRVRVTVPDTALSFEGFDPEVDRFGAYERRMLAGLTAKLSGAWITVKSPPISGQRYELDQQLDVSVAVSILQRSHRIVIKNRHSLWLGEDGWEIDEFGGQNTGLVIAECERTGPVVDLVIPDFCETEVSSDLRFTNDYLSRQPWVGWGAQFLAELAARGPHFEDS, encoded by the coding sequence ATGGATATCGACCCGATAGAGCAGATCTTCGAGTTCGAGCGGAAGTTCTTCGTCTCCGCTCTGCCCGACATCGTCGAGCACGCCAGTCACACCCTCATCATCCAGGGCTATGTGTTCGCTGAGGATGGCTACGCCATCCGCGTGCGCGTCACCGTCCCCGACACGGCACTCTCCTTCGAGGGTTTCGACCCGGAGGTCGATCGGTTCGGCGCCTACGAGCGTCGGATGCTGGCCGGGCTGACGGCGAAACTCAGCGGCGCGTGGATCACGGTCAAGTCCCCGCCGATCTCCGGCCAGCGCTATGAGCTGGACCAGCAGCTCGATGTGAGCGTTGCCGTCTCGATCCTCCAACGGTCCCATCGGATCGTCATCAAGAACCGCCACTCGCTGTGGCTGGGCGAGGACGGGTGGGAGATCGACGAATTCGGCGGGCAGAACACCGGCCTCGTCATCGCCGAATGTGAGCGGACCGGGCCGGTCGTCGACCTCGTCATTCCCGACTTCTGCGAGACCGAGGTGTCATCGGACCTCAGATTCACGAATGATTATCTCTCGCGTCAGCCCTGGGTCGGGTGGGGTGCGCAGTTCCTCGCCGAGCTCGCCGCTCGAGGACCCCACTTCGAGGACAGCTGA
- a CDS encoding peptidoglycan D,D-transpeptidase FtsI family protein → MNQPIRRVATLALLMFLALMIAVTMIQFVRAPALTADSRNARTIYEEYGRERGPIIVADQTVASSEPADDVYQFLRTYGQGELYAHSTGYFSVAFNSMTGIERLENDVLGGSSQSLALQRLRDLVTGNEPRGGGVELTLDPQIQQAAVDALNGQRGSIVVLEPDTGRILAMVSVPSYDPNLLASHDAAAARESYEALSTDESRPLINRAVAGDLYAPGSAFKVVTATAMLENGYEPDELIDAPTQYSPPGTSHTINNPGEATCGDGSGQATLLQSLRQSCNTPFAIAAVEMGEETMREQAEAFGFGQELAIPMAVTPSRFPDATTQAELAQSAFGQFDVRVTPMQMAMVASAIANDGSLMRPYLVERTLSPDLDVLRVTDPEELSVAMGEDSAAQMTEMMVDVVANGTGFRAQIPGIDVAGKTGTAEISTSIPPHAWFIGFAPAEDPQFAIAVVVENGGYQGFGTDGGSLAAPMARSVLQAALSE, encoded by the coding sequence ATGAACCAGCCCATCAGACGCGTCGCGACCCTCGCGCTCCTCATGTTCCTCGCCCTCATGATCGCCGTGACCATGATCCAGTTCGTCCGTGCCCCGGCCCTCACAGCCGACTCCCGGAACGCGCGGACGATCTACGAAGAGTACGGCCGCGAGCGCGGCCCCATCATCGTCGCCGACCAGACCGTCGCCTCGTCCGAACCCGCCGATGACGTCTATCAGTTCCTTCGCACCTACGGTCAGGGTGAGCTCTACGCCCATTCGACCGGGTACTTCTCTGTCGCGTTCAATTCGATGACGGGGATCGAGCGCTTAGAGAACGACGTCCTGGGTGGCTCCTCGCAGTCGCTCGCTCTGCAGCGCCTTCGGGATCTTGTCACTGGCAATGAACCGCGCGGCGGCGGCGTCGAACTGACCCTCGATCCGCAGATTCAGCAGGCCGCCGTCGACGCGCTCAACGGTCAGCGGGGCTCGATTGTCGTCCTCGAACCGGACACGGGCAGAATCCTCGCGATGGTGTCGGTGCCGAGCTACGACCCGAACCTGCTCGCCTCGCACGATGCGGCTGCGGCGCGGGAGAGCTACGAGGCCCTATCAACGGACGAGAGCCGCCCCCTCATCAACCGTGCCGTCGCCGGCGACCTCTACGCACCCGGATCGGCCTTCAAGGTCGTGACAGCGACGGCGATGCTCGAGAACGGCTACGAGCCCGATGAGCTGATCGACGCGCCCACGCAGTATTCGCCGCCCGGCACGTCCCACACGATCAACAACCCGGGCGAGGCCACCTGCGGTGACGGGTCCGGCCAGGCGACGCTCCTTCAGTCGCTCCGCCAGTCCTGCAATACGCCCTTCGCGATCGCGGCGGTCGAGATGGGTGAGGAGACGATGCGGGAGCAGGCGGAGGCATTCGGCTTCGGCCAGGAGCTGGCGATCCCCATGGCTGTGACCCCGTCGAGGTTCCCGGATGCGACGACGCAGGCGGAGCTCGCACAGAGCGCCTTCGGCCAGTTCGACGTCCGGGTGACGCCGATGCAGATGGCGATGGTCGCCTCCGCGATCGCCAACGACGGCTCTCTCATGCGGCCCTACCTGGTCGAGCGCACGCTGTCTCCCGACCTCGACGTCCTTCGGGTGACCGACCCGGAGGAGCTCTCCGTCGCCATGGGCGAGGACAGCGCCGCGCAGATGACGGAGATGATGGTCGACGTGGTCGCCAACGGGACGGGCTTCCGCGCCCAGATCCCCGGCATCGATGTCGCCGGCAAGACCGGCACCGCCGAGATCTCGACGTCGATTCCGCCGCACGCCTGGTTCATCGGCTTCGCCCCGGCCGAGGACCCGCAGTTTGCGATCGCCGTCGTCGTGGAGAATGGTGGCTATCAAGGTTTTGGTACCGATGGCGGCTCACTTGCCGCCCCGATGGCGCGCTCAGTGCTCCAGGCAGCGCTGTCGGAATAG
- the ilvA gene encoding threonine ammonia-lyase IlvA, with product MRQPTGTDVTAAAGRLGPMVRRTPLELSLRLSGLLKGDVLLKREDLQVGRSYKVRGAYSFISTLTEEERALGVVCASAGNHAQGVAFACRQLRIHGKVFLPTTTPRQKRRRIQDIGGAWIEQIITGDSFDEASAASKEYAEKTGAVYVHPFDDPRTIAGQGTVIKEVFEQASTRPKTVIVPIGGGGLAAGTAIWVAENAPDTKIIGVEPAGAASMTAALEAGQPVYLPDIDGFVDGTAVARVGDLTFPIIRDLVDEVVQVPEGAVCTEMIELYQSDGIIAEPAGALASTVVALGLVTAEDSPVVCIVSGGNNDLSRYDEIIERSAVHEGLRHYFLVTFPQQPGALRHFLDDVLSDDEDIVLFEYTKKNNRETGPALVGIEIDVPSRISSLLERMKASPLVIEKLEPDTPAFSFLL from the coding sequence ATGCGACAGCCAACTGGAACAGACGTCACCGCCGCGGCGGGGCGTCTCGGACCCATGGTTCGACGGACGCCGCTCGAGCTCTCGCTGCGGCTGTCGGGCCTGCTGAAGGGCGATGTGCTTCTCAAGCGAGAGGACCTCCAAGTCGGTCGCTCGTACAAGGTACGCGGCGCGTACAGCTTCATCTCCACACTAACGGAGGAGGAGCGCGCCCTCGGGGTGGTCTGCGCATCTGCCGGTAACCATGCCCAGGGAGTCGCCTTCGCCTGCCGTCAGCTCCGCATCCACGGGAAGGTCTTCCTGCCCACGACGACGCCGCGCCAGAAGCGCCGCCGCATCCAGGACATCGGCGGTGCCTGGATCGAGCAGATCATCACCGGGGACTCCTTCGACGAGGCCTCAGCCGCCTCGAAGGAGTACGCCGAGAAGACGGGCGCGGTCTACGTCCACCCCTTCGACGATCCCCGCACGATCGCGGGCCAGGGCACCGTCATCAAAGAGGTGTTCGAGCAGGCCTCGACACGCCCCAAGACCGTCATCGTCCCCATCGGCGGCGGCGGCCTTGCCGCCGGCACCGCAATCTGGGTGGCGGAGAACGCTCCCGACACCAAGATCATCGGTGTCGAGCCGGCCGGAGCGGCATCGATGACGGCGGCGCTCGAGGCGGGCCAACCCGTCTACCTGCCCGATATCGACGGCTTCGTCGACGGCACCGCCGTCGCCCGGGTCGGCGACCTCACATTCCCCATCATCCGCGACCTCGTCGACGAGGTGGTCCAGGTCCCCGAGGGGGCCGTCTGCACGGAGATGATCGAGCTCTATCAGTCGGATGGCATCATCGCGGAGCCCGCCGGTGCGCTCGCCTCGACCGTGGTGGCGCTCGGCCTCGTCACGGCCGAGGACAGCCCCGTCGTCTGCATCGTCTCCGGCGGCAACAACGACCTGTCCCGATACGACGAGATCATCGAGCGCTCGGCGGTCCACGAGGGTCTGCGCCACTACTTCCTCGTCACGTTCCCACAGCAGCCGGGCGCGCTGCGCCACTTCCTCGATGACGTCCTCTCCGACGACGAGGACATCGTCCTCTTCGAATACACGAAGAAGAACAACCGCGAGACCGGTCCGGCCCTCGTCGGCATCGAGATCGACGTTCCGAGCCGCATCTCCTCCCTCCTGGAGAGGATGAAGGCATCGCCGCTGGTAATAGAGAAACTCGAACCGGACACCCCCGCGTTCAGCTTCCTGCTCTGA
- a CDS encoding anthranilate synthase component II, with translation MSKILIVDNYDSFVYTIADYLQQLGAEVDIVRNDQVEPDEAADYDGVLISPGPGAPADAGVSLDMIRYCSDAGKPLLGVCLGHQALAEAFGGTVAHSPELMHGKTSQIAHSGDGVFDSLPSPLEVTRYHSLAIEDGTVPEDLEVTASVLTANGEVIMAVQHRSLPLWGVQFHPESILTQGGHRMLANWLALTGDEEAVGASASLAPLINRG, from the coding sequence ATGAGCAAGATTCTGATCGTCGACAACTACGACTCGTTCGTCTACACGATCGCCGACTACCTGCAGCAGCTCGGCGCCGAGGTCGACATCGTCCGCAACGACCAGGTCGAGCCGGACGAGGCGGCCGACTACGACGGTGTCCTCATCTCCCCCGGCCCGGGTGCGCCGGCGGACGCAGGAGTCTCGCTCGACATGATCCGCTACTGCTCGGACGCGGGGAAGCCCCTCCTCGGGGTGTGTCTCGGCCACCAGGCTCTTGCCGAGGCCTTCGGTGGGACGGTTGCCCACTCGCCGGAGCTCATGCACGGGAAGACTTCCCAGATCGCCCACTCGGGCGACGGGGTGTTCGATTCCCTGCCGAGCCCGCTCGAGGTGACCCGCTACCATTCCCTCGCGATCGAGGACGGCACGGTCCCCGAGGATCTCGAGGTGACGGCCAGCGTGCTGACTGCCAACGGCGAGGTCATCATGGCAGTCCAGCACCGCTCCCTGCCGCTGTGGGGCGTCCAGTTCCACCCCGAATCCATCCTCACCCAGGGCGGCCATCGGATGCTGGCGAACTGGCTCGCCCTCACGGGTGACGAGGAGGCAGTGGGGGCCTCAGCCAGCCTCGCTCCCCTCATCAACCGAGGCTGA